A DNA window from Maribellus comscasis contains the following coding sequences:
- a CDS encoding NAD(P)-dependent alcohol dehydrogenase codes for MKSKTIKINVMKEKMKAIVATGYGAPDVLQLREVDKPQPKGNEVLVKVYASSATTADGMMRTGKPYFGRLMTGLTKPKHAIPGTGFAGIVETVGEKVRNFKPGDRVFGETTLGFSTNAEYFTIPENGVILPMPENMSYADGATFGDGHVTSLNFLKEIAKIKPGQSVLINGASGSLGTSAIQIAKFMGAEVTAVCSTRNVGLVKSLGADKVIDYTKKDFTKMSQTYDVVFDTIGKSSFSKNKNILSENGLYLSPVLKFSLLLQMMWTSAFSKRKAKFAATGLRSDEELQNLFVELIGLFKEGHLKTVLDRQYPLEKVAEAHTYIASGHKKGNVVIVVQP; via the coding sequence ATGAAAAGTAAAACAATAAAAATAAATGTGATGAAAGAAAAAATGAAAGCAATTGTCGCTACAGGTTACGGAGCACCGGATGTGCTGCAATTACGGGAAGTGGACAAACCACAACCCAAAGGCAATGAGGTGCTGGTAAAAGTTTATGCATCTTCGGCTACTACTGCGGATGGAATGATGAGAACAGGGAAACCATATTTCGGAAGATTAATGACCGGTCTCACAAAACCCAAACATGCCATTCCGGGAACAGGTTTTGCCGGCATTGTTGAAACCGTAGGTGAGAAGGTTAGAAATTTCAAACCGGGCGACCGGGTTTTTGGTGAAACCACACTCGGATTTAGCACCAATGCGGAATATTTTACCATTCCTGAAAACGGAGTGATTCTGCCCATGCCTGAAAATATGAGCTACGCTGACGGCGCCACTTTTGGCGACGGACATGTTACTTCACTGAATTTCCTTAAAGAAATTGCAAAAATAAAACCCGGACAAAGCGTTTTAATCAATGGTGCTTCGGGCAGCCTCGGAACATCTGCTATACAAATTGCCAAATTTATGGGAGCTGAAGTAACTGCTGTTTGCAGTACCCGGAATGTAGGGTTGGTAAAATCGCTGGGAGCCGATAAGGTTATTGACTACACAAAAAAAGATTTTACGAAAATGAGCCAAACCTACGATGTGGTTTTTGATACGATTGGAAAAAGTTCTTTTTCAAAAAATAAAAATATCCTTTCGGAAAACGGTCTGTATTTATCGCCGGTGCTTAAGTTTTCACTGCTTTTGCAAATGATGTGGACTTCTGCCTTTAGTAAAAGGAAAGCCAAATTTGCTGCCACTGGACTCCGTTCCGACGAGGAGCTACAAAATTTATTTGTCGAATTGATTGGGCTTTTTAAAGAAGGACATTTAAAAACGGTGCTCGATCGTCAGTATCCACTGGAAAAAGTTGCTGAAGCGCACACATACATTGCTTCCGGCCACAAAAAAGGAAATGTAGTAATTGTTGTTCAACCTTAA
- a CDS encoding serine hydrolase domain-containing protein, with protein sequence MKKVLRAIKIILLTPLFLIVAFLMILSIKYSPTYVYRLITQNVADVYDYKLYENRHIEGSKNTFQFTKNLDEDYVESLFQGRVDRSGFGSFEEWAEKSQTTALIFIRKDTILYEKYFNGFSRDSYFHSQSMAKSFISFLIGAAIDDGLISGVDDPMTKYIPELKERNSDFEKITIKNLLEMRSGLKYFTGYIPGTYIHLPWHDEAIGYYHPNVRKLLLKKVDIAREPGKSFQYNNYNTSYLGLIIERVTHKTVSEYLQEKLWSQVMEYDALFSIDSKKSGFEYMPSRLIARAIDYARFGRLFLKDGNWDGNQIISKNWAVESTRENKSIPRDIYPSWFGGDNCKHVYYNYQWWGHANCDSTFQFAASGNLGQNIYVIPDKEIIIVHCGNSLEHYGDGDLWQVAEMID encoded by the coding sequence ATGAAAAAAGTACTGAGAGCCATAAAAATTATTCTTCTTACTCCACTTTTTTTAATCGTAGCCTTTTTAATGATATTATCAATAAAATATTCTCCAACCTATGTTTACCGGCTAATCACACAAAATGTAGCCGATGTTTACGACTACAAGCTTTATGAAAACAGGCATATTGAAGGCTCGAAAAATACGTTTCAGTTTACAAAGAATCTGGATGAAGATTATGTGGAATCCTTGTTTCAGGGCAGAGTTGATCGTTCCGGGTTTGGTTCGTTTGAGGAGTGGGCGGAAAAATCGCAAACTACTGCATTAATTTTTATCCGAAAAGACACTATCCTTTATGAGAAATATTTTAACGGCTTTTCAAGAGATTCTTATTTTCATTCCCAATCGATGGCAAAATCGTTTATTTCATTTCTAATCGGAGCAGCAATCGATGATGGACTCATTTCCGGGGTTGATGATCCGATGACAAAATATATTCCGGAACTAAAAGAACGGAATTCCGATTTTGAAAAAATCACAATAAAAAATTTGCTGGAAATGCGCTCGGGACTAAAATATTTTACCGGGTACATTCCGGGCACTTATATTCACCTTCCCTGGCACGACGAAGCCATTGGTTATTACCATCCAAATGTGCGGAAACTGTTGCTTAAAAAGGTGGACATTGCTCGTGAACCGGGCAAATCGTTTCAGTATAACAATTACAATACAAGTTACCTGGGATTGATTATTGAACGGGTAACGCATAAAACTGTGTCGGAATATTTGCAGGAAAAATTATGGTCGCAGGTAATGGAATACGACGCCCTTTTTTCCATCGACAGCAAAAAATCGGGTTTTGAATACATGCCCAGTCGGTTAATTGCCCGTGCCATAGATTATGCGCGGTTTGGTCGCCTTTTTCTGAAAGACGGTAATTGGGACGGCAATCAAATCATTTCAAAAAACTGGGCGGTGGAATCTACACGGGAAAACAAATCGATTCCCCGGGATATTTACCCCAGCTGGTTTGGAGGAGACAACTGCAAGCATGTATATTACAATTACCAGTGGTGGGGACATGCAAATTGCGATTCAACTTTTCAGTTTGCCGCTTCAGGTAACCTGGGACAAAATATTTATGTTATCCCAGACAAAGAAATTATTATCGTTCATTGTGGCAACTCACTGGAACACTACGGCGATGGTGATTTGTGGCAGGTGGCTGAAATGATTGACTAA
- a CDS encoding ankyrin repeat domain-containing protein: MKTLNIYFCILFVSFAFTNVLSAYASSQSENNYPEMTSKVEKPKIDIQSAIISNNLEAVKQYIKEGGDVNIKDPVSGSTPLITATTFGKTDIAKALIDANAELDIKNNEGSTALHAAAFFCRVEIVQMLVDAGAEKTIRNNHGATPRESVIVPFNEMKPVYEMIQQQLAPLGLKINLKELEITRPMVARMLQ; encoded by the coding sequence ATGAAAACTCTTAACATCTATTTTTGTATCCTGTTCGTAAGCTTTGCTTTTACTAATGTTTTATCTGCATATGCAAGTTCTCAATCAGAAAACAATTATCCTGAGATGACATCAAAAGTTGAAAAGCCCAAAATTGATATTCAGTCTGCAATAATTTCAAACAATCTTGAAGCTGTAAAACAATACATTAAGGAAGGAGGCGACGTCAATATAAAAGATCCGGTGAGTGGTTCAACGCCATTGATAACCGCAACTACTTTTGGCAAAACAGATATCGCAAAAGCGTTAATTGACGCTAATGCCGAACTGGATATAAAAAATAATGAGGGTTCAACCGCCTTGCACGCCGCCGCATTTTTTTGCCGTGTTGAAATTGTCCAAATGCTCGTTGATGCCGGGGCGGAGAAAACAATACGAAACAACCATGGAGCAACTCCCCGGGAATCTGTAATTGTGCCATTCAACGAAATGAAACCTGTTTATGAAATGATTCAGCAGCAATTAGCCCCACTCGGACTAAAAATTAATTTAAAGGAACTTGAAATAACCCGCCCTATGGTTGCCAGGATGTTGCAGTAG
- a CDS encoding serine hydrolase domain-containing protein, whose amino-acid sequence MTKKQTKQILRIGLLVGTIVSMFFVPWILIKAWITPLPKTVQEQLDESLKYGFDGIIVYIDQAGKEPGFYAAGWHDRKSKIPADPQALFKIASISKLYVAVAVAKLVNDKHLSLDKTLADYFPALVERIENADKITLRMMVQHRSGIPNFTDTPGYWGHLPKDNRENLELVLDKPAEFEPDKKYSYSNTNYLLIREILDKTLGYSYHQYIKREILKPLGLNNTYSLLSEVDLDDVMSGYDVSYDGDLKNTAGSMVATAEDVGIFLRALNDGSLLNDNEQTIYSSIYEYGHTGLLPGYSGIARYHKDIDAVVVQFVNTSGGYTWNLSEIVYKRIVKILRRERNS is encoded by the coding sequence ATGACAAAAAAACAAACAAAACAAATACTCAGAATAGGTTTATTGGTTGGAACCATCGTTTCCATGTTTTTTGTACCATGGATACTGATAAAAGCCTGGATTACACCACTACCTAAAACGGTACAGGAACAGCTCGATGAAAGTTTAAAATATGGGTTTGATGGTATAATTGTATATATCGATCAGGCCGGAAAAGAACCCGGCTTTTACGCCGCAGGATGGCACGACCGGAAAAGTAAAATACCCGCCGACCCGCAAGCATTATTCAAAATTGCCAGTATTAGCAAGTTGTATGTTGCTGTTGCCGTTGCTAAACTGGTAAATGACAAGCATTTGTCTTTAGATAAAACACTCGCTGATTACTTTCCCGCATTGGTGGAAAGAATTGAAAATGCTGATAAAATCACCTTGAGAATGATGGTGCAGCATAGAAGTGGCATTCCCAACTTTACCGACACCCCTGGCTATTGGGGACATCTGCCAAAAGACAATAGAGAAAATCTGGAGTTGGTACTGGATAAGCCCGCAGAATTTGAACCTGATAAAAAATACAGTTATTCAAATACAAATTATTTGTTGATACGCGAAATCCTTGATAAAACATTGGGATATAGTTATCATCAATATATCAAGAGGGAAATTTTGAAACCGCTTGGGCTGAACAATACTTACAGTTTACTTAGTGAAGTAGATTTAGATGATGTTATGAGCGGATATGACGTAAGTTATGATGGCGATTTAAAGAATACTGCCGGTTCAATGGTAGCCACGGCAGAGGATGTGGGTATATTCTTGCGGGCTTTAAACGATGGCTCTTTGCTAAATGATAATGAACAAACTATTTATTCATCTATTTATGAATATGGACATACAGGATTATTGCCAGGATACTCTGGTATTGCCAGGTATCACAAAGATATTGATGCAGTCGTTGTTCAGTTTGTAAATACAAGTGGCGGATATACATGGAATTTGTCGGAAATTGTTTATAAGCGTATTGTAAAAATACTGAGACGAGAGAGAAACTCTTAA
- a CDS encoding tetratricopeptide repeat protein — translation MQLEKLKPTEKTIAVLPFVNMSGSEEMEYFSDGITEEIINALASIEHLKVTSRTSSFYFKNKNIPITQIAKELNVATILEGSVRLAAKTIRITAQLIHAEEDFHFWSETWDRKLENIFEIQDEISLLIAEKLREQYGHFEIQEHLVEKKTESLDAYEFFLKGRFHFNKWNPVDARKAIDFFEKAIALDPNHTDSLVGLADAYSFFAVTELMPREEAWTKSREYMNKAYSLSPENAGVHYLLANFSFFYNADFQAAFRHGLRAVELKSNYPEAQQFVSMLFMLSGEMDKAKQHLEMAHTVDPLSQETLFYRAYYNYRFEDYSETLKLYDECLEKNSYNIPAYIVRSYCLLKMGQYDEAINFLGKMPKEIVVHDERLGTICIANILKGDEAETEQYFTQLLEEAQKPTSFQAHSYLYLAYANMGKNDEAFAWLDKAIKLKSSVLLLSYTDPLAEQLKNDSRYEKYRKKLYQHSEAVIKPSSEKPPLLDSETADIYTEKLIRFISEEEPFLVPNLSLRSLADQVEIHPNKLSWLLNERMGKNFNEFINYYRIEYFKKLAVDPENSHISLIGLAYESGFNSKTVFNTYFKKETGMPPKEFLKHKGSFL, via the coding sequence ATGCAATTGGAAAAACTAAAACCTACAGAAAAGACGATAGCTGTACTTCCGTTTGTGAATATGAGCGGCAGTGAAGAAATGGAATATTTCAGCGATGGAATAACAGAGGAAATCATTAATGCACTGGCCAGTATTGAGCATTTAAAAGTCACATCAAGAACGTCTTCATTTTATTTCAAAAATAAAAACATTCCCATCACACAAATTGCAAAAGAGTTGAATGTTGCTACTATTTTAGAAGGAAGTGTTCGGCTGGCTGCTAAAACAATACGGATTACGGCACAGTTGATACATGCCGAAGAAGACTTTCATTTTTGGTCGGAGACATGGGATCGGAAACTGGAGAATATTTTTGAGATTCAGGATGAAATTAGTCTGCTGATTGCAGAAAAACTTCGGGAACAGTACGGGCACTTTGAAATTCAGGAGCATCTGGTAGAAAAGAAAACGGAAAGTCTCGATGCTTATGAATTTTTTCTGAAAGGCCGGTTTCATTTTAATAAATGGAATCCGGTGGATGCGCGCAAAGCCATTGATTTTTTTGAAAAAGCCATTGCGCTTGACCCGAATCATACAGATTCGCTTGTGGGGTTGGCTGATGCATACAGTTTTTTTGCAGTTACCGAATTGATGCCGAGGGAAGAAGCCTGGACAAAATCGCGTGAATACATGAATAAGGCGTACTCCCTGAGTCCTGAAAATGCCGGAGTTCATTATTTATTAGCCAATTTTTCGTTTTTTTACAACGCTGATTTTCAGGCGGCTTTTCGTCACGGACTTCGGGCTGTGGAATTAAAATCGAATTATCCGGAGGCGCAGCAGTTTGTTTCAATGTTATTTATGCTCTCCGGAGAAATGGATAAAGCAAAGCAGCATCTGGAAATGGCACACACTGTCGATCCTCTTTCGCAGGAAACATTGTTTTACAGGGCGTATTATAACTATCGTTTTGAAGATTATTCAGAGACGTTAAAATTGTACGATGAATGTCTTGAGAAAAATTCGTATAATATTCCGGCTTATATTGTGCGCAGTTACTGCTTGTTGAAAATGGGACAGTATGATGAGGCGATAAATTTTTTGGGGAAAATGCCCAAAGAAATTGTTGTTCACGATGAGCGGCTAGGAACCATTTGTATTGCAAACATCCTTAAAGGAGATGAGGCAGAAACAGAACAATATTTTACACAATTGCTAGAGGAGGCGCAGAAACCGACTTCGTTTCAGGCACATTCTTATTTGTACCTGGCCTACGCCAACATGGGAAAAAACGACGAAGCTTTTGCCTGGCTGGATAAGGCAATTAAGCTGAAGTCGTCGGTTTTGTTGTTGAGTTATACCGATCCTTTGGCCGAGCAATTAAAGAATGATTCGCGTTATGAAAAATACAGAAAGAAGCTGTATCAACATTCGGAAGCAGTAATAAAACCAAGTTCAGAAAAACCACCTCTTTTAGATTCCGAAACTGCCGATATTTACACCGAAAAGCTGATTCGTTTCATCAGTGAAGAAGAGCCGTTTCTGGTGCCGAATCTTTCGCTTCGTTCGCTTGCCGATCAGGTAGAAATTCACCCCAACAAACTATCGTGGTTGCTGAATGAGCGTATGGGCAAAAACTTCAACGAGTTTATTAATTACTATCGAATTGAATATTTCAAGAAACTGGCTGTAGATCCGGAGAATAGTCATATTTCGTTAATTGGGCTGGCTTATGAAAGCGGCTTCAACTCCAAAACCGTTTTTAATACTTATTTCAAAAAAGAAACAGGAATGCCCCCAAAAGAGTTCCTGAAACACAAGGGTTCGTTTTTATAA
- a CDS encoding helix-turn-helix domain-containing protein: MQFLVLLNFAAALQGIFLTYLIIQNRPKNVKSLVLALLTFVLSVSLLGGIYGMSGYYKTFPHLVNVMDPLFLLYGPLLYIYIFVLAKNRMPKFFWLHGIPFVIYIISFLPLYLKSGAEKVEFAEYIFLNKEVPVEALFMQLGRVIYISVYVIVSLVLIKTHEKRIKDNFSDIEKITLAQAKRILYFFLAVMIVALVSFLLGYRLSFSFSVSNNIIGFFVGIIIYSLAYSTWKRQSIKTDVIVEEELPSGGINRSETKQKGRNVFVLNDKQLKEYGARLETAIQKEKVFIENELSLAELSKKINIQPYQLSELINRIYGESFFDFINRFRIDEIKSRLNDPASDSYSLLGVAMDCGFNSKSSFNTAFKKFTGQTPSEYRKQKPVSITI, encoded by the coding sequence ATGCAATTTCTGGTACTGTTAAATTTTGCGGCTGCATTACAGGGTATTTTTTTAACCTACCTCATTATTCAAAACCGACCAAAGAATGTTAAATCCTTGGTTTTGGCTTTGTTGACTTTTGTGCTTTCTGTTAGTCTTTTAGGTGGAATTTACGGGATGTCTGGTTATTACAAAACATTTCCTCACCTTGTTAATGTAATGGACCCTTTGTTTTTGCTTTATGGCCCATTGCTTTACATCTATATTTTTGTACTTGCAAAAAACAGGATGCCCAAATTCTTTTGGCTTCATGGAATCCCTTTCGTCATTTATATTATTTCATTTCTTCCGTTGTATTTAAAAAGCGGAGCAGAAAAAGTTGAATTTGCCGAGTACATTTTTTTGAACAAAGAGGTTCCTGTGGAAGCTTTGTTTATGCAATTGGGAAGAGTAATTTATATTTCTGTTTATGTGATTGTCAGCCTGGTTTTAATAAAAACACACGAGAAGAGGATTAAGGATAATTTTTCAGACATAGAAAAGATAACACTGGCGCAGGCAAAAAGAATTCTTTATTTTTTTCTTGCGGTAATGATTGTAGCGTTGGTTTCATTTCTGCTGGGATACAGACTTTCCTTTAGCTTTTCTGTTTCGAATAATATCATCGGTTTTTTTGTTGGAATAATAATTTACAGTCTGGCTTATTCAACCTGGAAAAGACAAAGTATTAAAACAGATGTGATTGTCGAAGAGGAATTGCCCTCCGGCGGAATTAATCGTTCTGAAACAAAACAAAAAGGGCGAAATGTTTTTGTGCTGAATGATAAACAATTGAAAGAATATGGCGCCAGGCTGGAAACGGCAATTCAAAAGGAAAAAGTTTTTATTGAAAATGAATTATCCTTAGCTGAATTGAGTAAGAAAATAAATATTCAACCTTATCAATTGTCCGAATTAATCAACCGGATTTATGGAGAATCGTTTTTTGATTTTATTAACCGGTTTCGTATCGACGAAATTAAATCTCGTTTAAACGATCCGGCCTCCGACTCATACTCTCTGTTGGGAGTTGCCATGGATTGCGGGTTTAATTCAAAGTCGTCATTTAATACAGCCTTTAAAAAATTTACCGGGCAAACGCCCAGCGAGTATCGTAAACAAAAACCGGTGAGCATCACAATATAA
- a CDS encoding DUF7010 family protein: MEQITRTLEKQREEFSKRKFLATPLAGLLAWLMVGISGLTMPVTITVWVLFIATGGIVYLALFFSKFTGENFLDKNKAKNEFDKLFLFTVFQAVLVYSIAIPFFLVDYTSLPMSIGILTGLMWIPFSWIINHWVGIFHSVSRTAVILILWYILPPFRFVAIPFAIVLIYIITIAILAGRSIEK; this comes from the coding sequence ATGGAACAAATTACAAGAACACTTGAAAAACAAAGAGAAGAATTCTCAAAACGAAAATTTCTGGCAACACCATTGGCCGGATTATTGGCTTGGCTGATGGTTGGGATCTCAGGATTAACAATGCCTGTAACAATAACCGTTTGGGTTCTGTTTATTGCAACCGGAGGAATCGTATATCTGGCTTTGTTCTTCTCAAAATTTACCGGCGAAAACTTTCTGGATAAAAATAAAGCCAAAAACGAATTTGATAAACTTTTTCTCTTTACTGTTTTTCAGGCCGTTTTGGTATATTCAATAGCCATTCCCTTTTTTCTTGTTGACTATACTTCATTGCCCATGAGTATTGGCATTTTAACCGGGTTAATGTGGATTCCGTTTTCATGGATTATCAACCATTGGGTAGGAATTTTTCATTCAGTTTCCAGAACAGCAGTTATTCTTATTCTGTGGTATATTTTACCTCCGTTTCGCTTTGTGGCAATTCCTTTTGCAATTGTTTTGATTTATATAATAACGATAGCAATATTAGCTGGCAGAAGTATAGAGAAATAA
- a CDS encoding serine hydrolase domain-containing protein yields the protein MKNLLLVLFLINFFTWNSQCREESVFVNSTIFNQTDAFLGKMMDRLKIVGLNYAILIDNQLVHEKAFGLANIQLQVPMTLDNSFPVASISKLFSSTALHQLLLSHNRSVDETVEEFLQDRKDLPEAWRKLTLKQLLSHTSGIPDQIDYQIYLAPESEKMVIDALKDKPFSSQPGTESKYNATGFLLVRIIIEKLAGQDFESYMQKQFFDKLGLSSAQYGGFKKIIPNRVTCYQNVNNELEMFPLNYSSPMYAGAGLNITIHDLVKWFQAIQNEQILTRKQLEKIWTPVKLNNGEYGDFGKGWEAYKLPGNYRMVGHGGAGISSFRHYWNDKTNENVTVIILTNGADNWEVRPNQINAQIASMILAD from the coding sequence ATGAAGAATCTTTTACTTGTATTGTTTCTAATAAACTTTTTCACATGGAATTCACAATGCCGGGAAGAATCAGTTTTTGTGAATAGTACGATTTTTAATCAAACAGATGCTTTCCTGGGAAAAATGATGGATCGCTTGAAAATAGTCGGATTAAACTATGCAATTTTAATCGATAACCAACTCGTACATGAAAAAGCTTTTGGATTAGCCAACATTCAACTTCAGGTGCCAATGACATTGGACAATTCTTTTCCTGTAGCTTCCATTTCTAAATTGTTTAGTTCTACAGCGCTTCATCAGTTATTACTTAGTCACAATCGAAGTGTTGATGAAACCGTAGAAGAATTTCTTCAGGATAGAAAAGATTTACCGGAAGCATGGAGAAAACTAACTTTGAAACAATTGCTGTCTCATACTTCCGGAATTCCCGATCAAATCGATTATCAAATTTATTTGGCTCCGGAAAGTGAAAAAATGGTGATTGATGCCTTGAAAGACAAACCATTTAGTTCACAGCCTGGGACAGAATCAAAATACAATGCCACCGGATTTTTACTGGTTCGTATCATCATTGAAAAACTGGCTGGTCAGGACTTTGAGTCTTATATGCAGAAACAATTTTTTGACAAACTCGGATTAAGTTCTGCTCAATATGGCGGCTTTAAGAAGATTATTCCCAACCGGGTGACCTGCTATCAAAATGTAAATAATGAACTGGAAATGTTTCCGTTAAACTATTCTTCGCCTATGTATGCAGGAGCTGGATTAAACATTACTATCCACGATTTAGTAAAATGGTTCCAGGCCATTCAAAACGAACAAATTCTGACCAGAAAGCAGCTTGAAAAAATCTGGACACCAGTGAAGCTTAACAATGGAGAATATGGTGATTTTGGAAAGGGTTGGGAAGCCTATAAATTACCTGGCAATTATAGAATGGTTGGTCACGGAGGAGCCGGGATTTCGTCCTTCAGGCACTATTGGAATGACAAAACCAATGAAAATGTTACGGTAATAATTCTAACCAACGGCGCCGACAATTGGGAAGTCAGGCCAAACCAAATCAATGCACAAATAGCAAGCATGATATTAGCCGATTAA
- a CDS encoding CatB-related O-acetyltransferase: protein MKTTLLNPNKKYPMVMPDGTEIKTVVHLNQVINHPRIEIGDFSYFGHFEELQDYASFLAPYLFPLSPEKLIIGKFCQIAHGVRFITSSANHNMNGFSTFPFNNFMMTPETTKEEIEAMFKVPGKKGDSIIRNDVWIGMEAIIMPGVTIGDGAIIGARSVVVKDVEPYTIVGGNPAKAIKKRYPDDVIQKLLEIKWWDWDVEKIEQNLEVILSSDIEMLQKLNL, encoded by the coding sequence ATGAAAACTACATTACTCAATCCAAATAAAAAGTACCCGATGGTAATGCCGGATGGTACAGAAATTAAAACCGTGGTTCACTTAAACCAGGTAATCAATCACCCCCGAATTGAAATTGGCGATTTTAGTTATTTTGGTCATTTTGAGGAGTTGCAAGATTATGCTTCTTTTTTGGCACCCTACCTGTTTCCATTAAGTCCGGAGAAGTTAATTATCGGAAAGTTCTGTCAGATTGCACACGGAGTTCGGTTTATTACCAGTTCAGCCAACCATAATATGAATGGTTTTTCAACCTTCCCGTTCAATAACTTTATGATGACCCCCGAAACAACAAAAGAGGAAATTGAAGCCATGTTTAAAGTTCCGGGGAAAAAAGGCGATTCCATTATCAGAAATGATGTTTGGATAGGTATGGAAGCCATTATTATGCCCGGCGTAACTATTGGCGACGGAGCAATTATCGGTGCACGTTCGGTAGTGGTTAAAGATGTTGAGCCTTACACTATCGTTGGTGGGAATCCTGCAAAAGCAATTAAAAAACGTTACCCGGATGATGTTATTCAAAAGCTACTCGAAATAAAATGGTGGGATTGGGATGTGGAAAAGATTGAACAAAATCTGGAGGTAATTTTAAGTTCAGACATTGAAATGTTACAGAAACTCAATCTCTAA
- a CDS encoding GIY-YIG nuclease family protein has translation MNSKKELKKAYKEMKFQIGVFQIRNTLNGKIFVGSSTDLNAIRNRIRTELKFGSYPNAGLQKDWINDGEENFVFEVLSELKQGDGDKKMNIRKELKQLERMFIEELQPFENRGYNLK, from the coding sequence ATGAATTCAAAAAAGGAGTTGAAAAAAGCGTACAAAGAAATGAAATTTCAAATTGGTGTTTTTCAAATAAGAAATACGCTTAATGGGAAAATTTTTGTTGGCAGTAGTACCGATCTTAATGCAATCCGGAACAGAATCAGAACAGAATTAAAATTTGGAAGTTATCCGAATGCCGGGCTGCAAAAAGATTGGATAAACGATGGCGAAGAAAATTTTGTTTTTGAGGTTCTGAGTGAGCTCAAACAAGGGGACGGCGATAAAAAAATGAATATTCGCAAAGAACTAAAACAACTTGAAAGAATGTTTATCGAAGAGCTTCAACCTTTTGAAAACAGAGGATACAACCTAAAATAG
- a CDS encoding NAD(P)H-dependent oxidoreductase: protein MELLKNLEWRYATKKFDPNRKVSQTNLEKIKRAIQLSVSSYGLQLYKVLIIENKNIREQLKPVSWNQNQITDASHLFVFCNYTKINDDDIDDFIRLTSQTRNIEMAKLEGYGEFIKMKLAEKSEAEQTNWLERQPYLAVSNLLIACSELEIDACPMEGFEPDKYNEILGLTEKGLNTCVIATIGYRDDSDRSQDLPKVRKSTDLLFEEIEQKVPESLVSS, encoded by the coding sequence ATGGAATTACTAAAAAATCTGGAATGGCGATATGCCACAAAAAAATTTGATCCGAATCGGAAGGTGAGTCAAACGAATCTTGAAAAAATAAAACGAGCGATACAACTTTCTGTGTCTTCGTATGGCCTGCAGCTTTATAAAGTGCTTATAATTGAAAATAAAAATATTAGGGAACAGCTGAAACCCGTCTCCTGGAATCAGAATCAAATCACAGATGCATCGCACCTTTTTGTATTTTGTAATTATACTAAAATAAATGATGACGACATTGATGATTTTATCCGGCTGACTTCACAGACGCGAAACATTGAAATGGCAAAATTGGAAGGTTACGGCGAATTCATAAAGATGAAATTGGCAGAAAAATCAGAAGCAGAACAAACCAACTGGCTGGAGAGACAACCTTATCTGGCAGTTAGTAATTTATTAATAGCTTGCTCAGAATTGGAGATTGACGCCTGCCCGATGGAAGGTTTTGAACCGGATAAATACAATGAAATTCTTGGTTTGACAGAAAAAGGATTAAATACCTGTGTAATTGCAACTATTGGATATCGTGATGACTCTGACCGCTCTCAGGATTTGCCAAAAGTCAGAAAATCAACGGATTTACTGTTTGAAGAAATTGAACAAAAAGTCCCGGAGTCTCTTGTAAGTTCTTAA